ATTCACTGAGAAAACAAACAATAGAAAGAGTATTTGCAGACTTAAAAGAAAAACATGCAATGAGATGGACAACATTAAGAGGTCACGAAAGAGTGACCAATGAAGCATATATGGTATATACAGCAATGAATATCAAAAAAATGGCCATGTGGTTATGGAAGAAAGTAAAAGGGAAGGGAAAATTGTCTATTTTTTCTCCAATATTGCATTATTTTATGAAAAAATTCATAAAAATACTTAAAAATTTCCAATATTTCTCAAAAAAATACCCCATCCTTGGCTATACCGGGATGGGGTTTGTCTACAATCTGAACAATATCTGACACAGCGTCAGATATTGTTTTTTATTAATATATCTATTAATTCTTCAAATGATAAACCGTATGCATATG
This genomic stretch from Marinitoga litoralis harbors:
- a CDS encoding transposase — translated: SLRKQTIERVFADLKEKHAMRWTTLRGHERVTNEAYMVYTAMNIKKMAMWLWKKVKGKGKLSIFSPILHYFMKKFIKILKNFQYFSKKYPILGYTGMGFVYNLNNI